From the genome of Anoplopoma fimbria isolate UVic2021 breed Golden Eagle Sablefish chromosome 1, Afim_UVic_2022, whole genome shotgun sequence, one region includes:
- the six5 gene encoding homeobox protein SIX5: protein MASLSLESKEQSENSPEEPAATESKEEEDPVQVSERLLQSFQKSALSFSIDQVSCLCEALLQAGNVDRLWRFLSTIPPSSELLRGNETLLKAQALVAFHRDEFKELYALLDSYDFHPSNHGFLQDLYLKARYKEAERSRGRSLGAVDKYRLRKKFPLPKTIWDGEETVYCFKEKSRNALKECYKSNRYPTPDEKKNLAKVTGLSLTQVSNWFKNRRQRDRTPSGTHSKSESDGNHTTDDEASPMDDTPDKPEEAAVSTASIISLSAVPCTAGGQLILNGTGGFLTAPQSLLLNGNSLLSSTGAGVIINGLSLGDCQTVTLSPVATNSPLILNGAQVITKPSISVQQQQVVSMAQQELSAMEAKSSSLPAVSNPSSIISHPLQTRTDSDNAMDFISVHESEGSSQTVSSSSSLSPSSPTLSSPTRLPSLVLTQNTQRQEPLTLPASMSSAGMVISSSAVPLYSQQGGYVSFATAGSHLNPSSCVVSSSGSTPQVFSLPQVVPSIQGIPVSQLVQHSSGPQVSQCPQLVPVSPLTSSAPQFQIQTVNTSTRLVQQQQDVSTTLPEGATTIVSISQLNSNQLPQRTVHQLGDQSTNSTPGKIQVPQVISISSPTQVVPIPQTKGNTPAQLVPLSMPQLVPVSPIQTSSTISFPQVVPASPSLSTLSAGGPLQILTSAPAGVAHGPLRINQLRPIQSVGHQTSAAPSVQLLNSGIIQLPSAPPGNLLFGGSPYLSVQQGKLILTIPAGIQLTSLPLKPVPEASPISNGLRHLLTSSTPPVVSTTSGPTPSGLASSTLNFINSSPPYCAPETGTPAVPSPPVLDHSVTPTMPNALTPESLLTLSPMYSGVTPNTQLSQPAWSPVPLSTSASLTMFDVRGKGDLPVDPALLGLPGGESLLLGSPSPDQDVDANSTLGNPEEMDGDSKILTQLQSVPVDDDLGL, encoded by the exons atggCTTCCTTGTCTTTGGAGTCTAAAGAACAATCTGAAAACAGCCCAGAGGAGCCTGCAGCCACGGAGtccaaagaagaggaagaccCGGTGCAAGTTTCGGAACGACTGCTCCAAAGTTTCCAAAAGTCGGCTTTGAGTTTTTCCATCGACCAAGTATCATGTCTGTGCGAGGCCCTTCTGCAGGCGGGCAATGTGGATCGCCTGTGGAGATTTCTATCCACCATACCTCCCTCGTCCGAGCTGCTACGTGGCAACGAGACCCTGCTGAAGGCCCAGGCACTGGTGGCCTTCCACCGGGACGAGTTCAAGGAGCTGTACGCCCTCCTGGACAGCTACGACTTCCACCCGTCTAACCATGGGTTCCTGCAGGACCTGTACCTGAAAGCCCGCTACAAGGAGGCGGAGAGGTCCCGCGGCCGCAGCCTGGGCGCAGTGGACAAGTACCGGCTCAGGAAGAAGTTCCCCCTGCCCAAAACCATCTGGGACGGAGAGGAGACCGTGTACTGCTTCAAGGAGAAGTCCCGAAACGCCCTGAAGGAGTGCTATAAGAGCAACAGGTACCCGACTCCGGACGAGAAGAAAAACCTGGCCAAAGTCACCGGGCTGTCGCTCACACAGGTCAGCAACTGGTTCAAGAACCGCAGGCAGAGGGACAGGACCCCGTCCGGGACCCACAGCAAAAG TGAGTCTGATGGGAACCACACCACTGATGACGAGGCGAGCCCCATGGACGACACCCCCGATAAACCAGAGGAGGCTGCTGTCTCCACGGCctccatcatctctctctccgccGTCCCCTGTACCGCGGGAGGCCAGCTCATCCTCAATGGGACCGGTGGCTTCCTCACAGCGCCTCAGTCGCTACTACTTAACGGAAATTCCCTGCTCTCCAGTACTGGTGCTGGTGTCATAATTAATGGGCTAAGCTTGGGCGATTGCCAGACAGTCACACTAAGTCCTGTTGCGACCAACTCTCCGTTGATACTGAACGGGGCTCAGGTCATAACCAAACCTAGTATcagtgtgcagcagcagcaagtaGTTTCTATGGCACAGCAGGAGCTTTCGGCCATGGAGGCCAAGTCTAGCAGTCTTCCAGCAGTCTCCAACCCTTCATCCATCATCTCTCATCCTCTGCAAACCAGAACAGACAGCGACAATGCAATGGATTTCATCAGTGTCCATGAATCAGAGGGCAGCAGCCAGACAGTGTCTTCGTCTTCATCTTTATCCCCTTCCTCACCAACTCTGTCCTCCCCAACCAGGCTCCCCTCACTAGTcttaacacaaaacacacaacgcCAGGAGCCTCTAACCCTCCCGGCCTCTATGTCATCTGCAGGCATGGTGATCTCCAGTTCTGCCGTGCCTCTCTACAGTCAACAAGGGGGTTACGTTAGCTTTGCCACCGCTGGCTCTCACCTAAACCCTTCTAGCTGTGTCGTTTCCTCCAGTGGCTCCACCCCTCAGGTCTTCTCTTTGCCCCAGGTTGTGCCTTCCATCCAGGGTATACCAGTCTCCCAGCTGGTCCAGCACTCTTCAGGACCCCAGGTGTCCCAGTGCCCTCAGTTGGTCCCAGTATCCCCCCTCACCTCGTCAGCTCCTCAGTTCCAAATCCAGACAGTGAACACAAGCACCAGACTGGTGCAACAGCAGCAAGATGTGTCAACAACTTTGCCCGAAGGTGCTACAACCATAGTCTCCATCTCACAGCTCAACAGCAATCAGCTCCCACAGCGAACGGTTCACCAGCTGGGGGACCAGAGCACAAACTCCACACCCGGCAAAATCCAGGTCCCGCAGGTTATTTCCATCTCCTCCCCGACACAAGTAGTCCCAATCCCCCAGACCAAAGGCAACACACCAGCACAGTTAGTCCCCCTCTCCATGCCCCAGCTGGTCCCCGTCTCCCCCATCCAAACTTCTTCCACCATCTCTTTCCCCCAAGTGGTACCTGCCAGTCCTTCTCTGTCCACCCTGTCTGCCGGGGGGCCCTTACAGATCCTGACTTCAGCTCCTGCTGGGGTCGCACATGGTCCTCTCAGGATAAACCAGTTGAGGCCCATTCAGAGTGTGGGTCACCAAACCAGTGCGGCCCCTAGTGTGCAGCTCCTCAACTCTGGGATCATTCAGCTGCCCTCTGCTCCACCAG GTAACCTTCTCTTCGGTGGAAGCCCTTATCTTAGCGTCCAGCAAGGCAAGCTGATTCTCACCATCCCAGCAGGCATTCAACTCACCAGTTTGCCCCTGAAACCAGTCCCTGAGGCTTCACCCATCTCTAACGGACTGAggcacctcctcacctcctccacccctcctgTGGTCTCAACCACCTCGGGCCCGACCCCCAGTGGCCTCGCATCATCTACCCTGAACTTCATCAACTCGTCCCCGCCGTACTGTGCTCCAGAGACGGGGACACCTGCCGTCCCCTCACCTCCTGTGCTGGACCATTCAGTCACTCCTACAATGCCAAACGCTCTCACTCCAGAAAGTCTGCTTACCCTCAGTCCCATGTACAGCGGGGTGACACCCAACACCCAGCTGTCCCAGCCGGCCTGGAGCCCCGTGCCCCTCTCCACTTCGGCCAGTCTAACTATGTTCGATGTCCGTGGCAAGGGGGACCTACCCGTGGACCCGGCTTTGTTAGGCCTACCTGGAGGAGAGTCGCTACTTCTGGGAAGCCCCTCGCCAGATCAGGATGTGGACGCCAACTCCACACTGGGGAATCCAGAGGAGATGGACGGGGACTCCAAGATTCTTACTCAGCTCCAGTCGGTCCCCGTGGATGATGACCTTGGCTTGTAG